Proteins encoded by one window of Arabidopsis thaliana chromosome 2, partial sequence:
- the BEN1 gene encoding NAD(P)-binding Rossmann-fold superfamily protein produces the protein MVREEQEEDDNNNNNNGGGERKLLVADETVPSLLDETGLVCVTGGSGFVASWLIMRLLQRGYSVRATVRTNSEGNKKDISYLTELPFASERLQIFTADLNEPESFKPAIEGCKAVFHVAHPMDPNSNETEETVTKRTVQGLMGILKSCLDAKTVKRFFYTSSAVTVFYSGGNGGGGGEVDESVWSDVEVFRNQKEKRVSSSYVVSKMAAETAALEFGGKNGLEVVTLVIPLVVGPFISSSLPSSVFISLAMLFGT, from the exons atggtgagagaagaacaagaagaagatgacaacaacaacaacaacaacggaggaggagagagaaaGCTGCTTGTGGCTGATGAAACGGTGCCGTCTTTGTTGGACGAAACGGGGTTGGTTTGTGTAACGGGAGGTTCTGGTTTCGTTGCTTCTTGGCTCATCATGCGTCTCCTTCAACGTGGCTACTCCGTTCGGGCCACGGTTCGAACCAACTCAG AAGGGAATAAGAAAGATATAAGCTACCTAACCGAGCTACCATTTGCATCGGAGAGGCTTCAAATATTCACCGCCGATCTCAACGAACCGGAGAGCTTCAAACCGGCAATCGAAGGATGCAAAGCCGTATTCCACGTGGCACATCCTATGGACCCAAACAGCAACGAAACAGAAGAGACCGTTACGAAACGTACTGTGCAAGGTCTCATGGGGATACTAAAGTCGTGTTTGGACGCTAAAACCGTGAAACGTTTTTTCTACACGTCAAGCGCCGTGACTGTTTTCTATAGCGGTGGAAACGGCGGTGGAGGAGGCGAAGTAGACGAGAGCGTTTGGAGCGACGTCGAGGTGTTTAGGAATCAAAAGGAGAAGAGGGTGAGTAGCTCTTACGTCGTGTCGAAAATGGCGGCGGAGACGGCGGCGCTTGAGTTCGGTGGGAAGAATGGGTTAGAGGTTGTGACGCTCGTTATTCCTCTCGTCGTCGGACCTTTTATATCTTCGTCGTTGCCTTCCTCCGTCTTCATATCTCTCGCCATGCTCTTTGGTACTTAA
- the BEN1 gene encoding NAD(P)-binding Rossmann-fold superfamily protein (BEN1; FUNCTIONS IN: coenzyme binding, oxidoreductase activity, acting on CH-OH group of donors, binding, catalytic activity; INVOLVED IN: regulation of brassinosteroid biosynthetic process, brassinosteroid metabolic process, response to light intensity, flavonoid biosynthetic process; LOCATED IN: cytoplasm; EXPRESSED IN: 13 plant structures; EXPRESSED DURING: 4 anthesis, petal differentiation and expansion stage, E expanded cotyledon stage; CONTAINS InterPro DOMAIN/s: NAD-dependent epimerase/dehydratase (InterPro:IPR001509), NAD(P)-binding domain (InterPro:IPR016040); BEST Arabidopsis thaliana protein match is: dihydroflavonol 4-reductase (TAIR:AT5G42800.1); Has 8852 Blast hits to 8839 proteins in 1531 species: Archae - 135; Bacteria - 3285; Metazoa - 357; Fungi - 858; Plants - 2633; Viruses - 7; Other Eukaryotes - 1577 (source: NCBI BLink).), producing the protein MVREEQEEDDNNNNNNGGGERKLLVADETVPSLLDETGLVCVTGGSGFVASWLIMRLLQRGYSVRATVRTNSEGNKKDISYLTELPFASERLQIFTADLNEPESFKPAIEGCKAVFHVAHPMDPNSNETEETVTKRTVQGLMGILKSCLDAKTVKRFFYTSSAVTVFYSGGNGGGGGEVDESVWSDVEVFRNQKEKRVSSSYVVSKMAAETAALEFGGKNGLEVVTLVIPLVVGPFISSSLPSSVFISLAMLFGNYKEKYLFDTYNMVHIDDVARAMIFLLEKPVAKGRYICSSVEMKIDEVFEFLSTKFPQFQLPSIDLNKYKVEKRMGLSSKKLKSAGFEFKYGAEEIFSGAIRSCQARGFL; encoded by the exons atggtgagagaagaacaagaagaagatgacaacaacaacaacaacaacggaggaggagagagaaaGCTGCTTGTGGCTGATGAAACGGTGCCGTCTTTGTTGGACGAAACGGGGTTGGTTTGTGTAACGGGAGGTTCTGGTTTCGTTGCTTCTTGGCTCATCATGCGTCTCCTTCAACGTGGCTACTCCGTTCGGGCCACGGTTCGAACCAACTCAG AAGGGAATAAGAAAGATATAAGCTACCTAACCGAGCTACCATTTGCATCGGAGAGGCTTCAAATATTCACCGCCGATCTCAACGAACCGGAGAGCTTCAAACCGGCAATCGAAGGATGCAAAGCCGTATTCCACGTGGCACATCCTATGGACCCAAACAGCAACGAAACAGAAGAGACCGTTACGAAACGTACTGTGCAAGGTCTCATGGGGATACTAAAGTCGTGTTTGGACGCTAAAACCGTGAAACGTTTTTTCTACACGTCAAGCGCCGTGACTGTTTTCTATAGCGGTGGAAACGGCGGTGGAGGAGGCGAAGTAGACGAGAGCGTTTGGAGCGACGTCGAGGTGTTTAGGAATCAAAAGGAGAAGAGGGTGAGTAGCTCTTACGTCGTGTCGAAAATGGCGGCGGAGACGGCGGCGCTTGAGTTCGGTGGGAAGAATGGGTTAGAGGTTGTGACGCTCGTTATTCCTCTCGTCGTCGGACCTTTTATATCTTCGTCGTTGCCTTCCTCCGTCTTCATATCTCTCGCCATGCTCTTTG GAAATTACAAGGAGAAGTATTTGTTTGATACTTACAATATGGTGCATATTGATGATGTGGCAAGGGCGATGATATTTCTATTAGAAAAGCCAGTTGCAAAAGGTAGATATATTTGTTCGTCGGTGGAGATGAAGATCGATGAGGTCTTTGAGTTTTTGTCTACGAAATTTCCTCAGTTTCAGCTACCTTCAATAGA tttgaataaatataaagTAGAGAAGAGGATGGGTCTTTCAtcgaagaagctgaaaagTGCCGGGTTCGAATTCAAGTATGGAGCCGAGGAAATATTCAG
- the BEN1 gene encoding NAD(P)-binding Rossmann-fold superfamily protein produces the protein MVREEQEEDDNNNNNNGGGERKLLVADETVPSLLDETGLVCVTGGSGFVASWLIMRLLQRGYSVRATVRTNSEGNKKDISYLTELPFASERLQIFTADLNEPESFKPAIEGCKAVFHVAHPMDPNSNETEETVTKRTVQGLMGILKSCLDAKTVKRFFYTSSAVTVFYSGGNGGGGGEVDESVWSDVEVFRNQKEKRVSSSYVVSKMAAETAALEFGGKNGLEVVTLVIPLVVGPFISSSLPSSVFISLAMLFGNYKEKYLFDTYNMVHIDDVARAMIFLLEKPVAKGRYICSSVEMKIDEVFEFLSTKFPQFQLPSIEYVIFY, from the exons atggtgagagaagaacaagaagaagatgacaacaacaacaacaacaacggaggaggagagagaaaGCTGCTTGTGGCTGATGAAACGGTGCCGTCTTTGTTGGACGAAACGGGGTTGGTTTGTGTAACGGGAGGTTCTGGTTTCGTTGCTTCTTGGCTCATCATGCGTCTCCTTCAACGTGGCTACTCCGTTCGGGCCACGGTTCGAACCAACTCAG AAGGGAATAAGAAAGATATAAGCTACCTAACCGAGCTACCATTTGCATCGGAGAGGCTTCAAATATTCACCGCCGATCTCAACGAACCGGAGAGCTTCAAACCGGCAATCGAAGGATGCAAAGCCGTATTCCACGTGGCACATCCTATGGACCCAAACAGCAACGAAACAGAAGAGACCGTTACGAAACGTACTGTGCAAGGTCTCATGGGGATACTAAAGTCGTGTTTGGACGCTAAAACCGTGAAACGTTTTTTCTACACGTCAAGCGCCGTGACTGTTTTCTATAGCGGTGGAAACGGCGGTGGAGGAGGCGAAGTAGACGAGAGCGTTTGGAGCGACGTCGAGGTGTTTAGGAATCAAAAGGAGAAGAGGGTGAGTAGCTCTTACGTCGTGTCGAAAATGGCGGCGGAGACGGCGGCGCTTGAGTTCGGTGGGAAGAATGGGTTAGAGGTTGTGACGCTCGTTATTCCTCTCGTCGTCGGACCTTTTATATCTTCGTCGTTGCCTTCCTCCGTCTTCATATCTCTCGCCATGCTCTTTG GAAATTACAAGGAGAAGTATTTGTTTGATACTTACAATATGGTGCATATTGATGATGTGGCAAGGGCGATGATATTTCTATTAGAAAAGCCAGTTGCAAAAGGTAGATATATTTGTTCGTCGGTGGAGATGAAGATCGATGAGGTCTTTGAGTTTTTGTCTACGAAATTTCCTCAGTTTCAGCTACCTTCAATAGAGTATGTCATTTTTTACTAG
- the BEN1 gene encoding NAD(P)-binding Rossmann-fold superfamily protein — protein MKLIIHKFVYFMHITEGNKKDISYLTELPFASERLQIFTADLNEPESFKPAIEGCKAVFHVAHPMDPNSNETEETVTKRTVQGLMGILKSCLDAKTVKRFFYTSSAVTVFYSGGNGGGGGEVDESVWSDVEVFRNQKEKRVSSSYVVSKMAAETAALEFGGKNGLEVVTLVIPLVVGPFISSSLPSSVFISLAMLFGNYKEKYLFDTYNMVHIDDVARAMIFLLEKPVAKGRYICSSVEMKIDEVFEFLSTKFPQFQLPSIDLNKYKVEKRMGLSSKKLKSAGFEFKYGAEEIFSGAIRSCQARGFL, from the exons ATGAAGTTAATAATTCataagtttgtttattttatgcATATTACAGAAGGGAATAAGAAAGATATAAGCTACCTAACCGAGCTACCATTTGCATCGGAGAGGCTTCAAATATTCACCGCCGATCTCAACGAACCGGAGAGCTTCAAACCGGCAATCGAAGGATGCAAAGCCGTATTCCACGTGGCACATCCTATGGACCCAAACAGCAACGAAACAGAAGAGACCGTTACGAAACGTACTGTGCAAGGTCTCATGGGGATACTAAAGTCGTGTTTGGACGCTAAAACCGTGAAACGTTTTTTCTACACGTCAAGCGCCGTGACTGTTTTCTATAGCGGTGGAAACGGCGGTGGAGGAGGCGAAGTAGACGAGAGCGTTTGGAGCGACGTCGAGGTGTTTAGGAATCAAAAGGAGAAGAGGGTGAGTAGCTCTTACGTCGTGTCGAAAATGGCGGCGGAGACGGCGGCGCTTGAGTTCGGTGGGAAGAATGGGTTAGAGGTTGTGACGCTCGTTATTCCTCTCGTCGTCGGACCTTTTATATCTTCGTCGTTGCCTTCCTCCGTCTTCATATCTCTCGCCATGCTCTTTG GAAATTACAAGGAGAAGTATTTGTTTGATACTTACAATATGGTGCATATTGATGATGTGGCAAGGGCGATGATATTTCTATTAGAAAAGCCAGTTGCAAAAGGTAGATATATTTGTTCGTCGGTGGAGATGAAGATCGATGAGGTCTTTGAGTTTTTGTCTACGAAATTTCCTCAGTTTCAGCTACCTTCAATAGA tttgaataaatataaagTAGAGAAGAGGATGGGTCTTTCAtcgaagaagctgaaaagTGCCGGGTTCGAATTCAAGTATGGAGCCGAGGAAATATTCAG